A genomic stretch from Setaria italica strain Yugu1 chromosome VII, Setaria_italica_v2.0, whole genome shotgun sequence includes:
- the LOC101786525 gene encoding AT-hook motif nuclear-localized protein 10: MDGRDQHQHQQQAQAAPRVGSPPQPGGGGGGGVMMQHAGAFGAAAPPGMPPGAANVMHGMPLAFNPMASPGASSPMKPADVSPGAMYRPDSAAPGMQPQPQQQQQHPGAGGGGAVAGGSSGELVKKKRGRPRKYGPDGTIGLGLKPAAATGAEAGGQSGGGGSNSNPDGKRRGRPPGSGKKKQLDALGSSGTSFTPHIITVKPNEDVASKIMAFSQQGPRTTCIISANGALCTATLRQPATSGGIVTYEGHFDILSLSGSFLLAEDGDTRSRTGGLSVALAGSDGRIVGGCVAGMLMAATPVQVVVGSFIAEGKKPKEEQQPKREPTSVPLHAPGFGATSTASPPSDGTSSEHSDDPGSPMGPNGSTFANTGHPLHSTFAPVGWSLSGNQGRYDPDLKMMTD, from the exons ATGGACGGCCGggaccagcaccagcaccagcagcaggcgCAGGCGGCGCCACGCGTGGGGTCTCCGCCGCAgcctggcggcgggggcggcggcggcgtcatgaTGCAGCACGCCGGGGCGTTCGGAGCCGCGGCCCCGCCCGGGATGCCGCCGGGCGCCGCGAACGTTATGCACGGGATGCCGCTTGCCTTCAACCCCATGGCGTCGCCGGGCGCCTCGTCGCCCATGAAGCCCGCCGACGTGTCGCCGGGGGCCATGTACCGCCCCGATTCCGCCGCGCCGGGCATGCAGCCGCagccccagcagcagcagcagcaccccggtgccggcggaggcggcgccgtcgccggcggcagcagcggggagctcgtgaagaagaagaggggaaGGCCGAGGAAGTACGGCCCGGACGGGACCATCGGCCTGGGGCTCAAGCCCGCGGCCGCGACGGGCGCTGAGGCCGGCGGGCAGTCCGGCGGAGGCGGCTCCAACTCCAACCCCGACGGGAAGCGCAGGGGGCGTCCCCCCGGATCCGGCAAAAAGAAACAGCTCGACGCTTTGG GATCGTCAGGGACATCATTTACTCCCCACATAATAACCGTGAAGCCTAACGAG GATGTTGCTTCAAAAATAATGGCCTTTTCACAACAAGGCCCACGCACTACATGTATAATTTCAGCAAATGGTGCTCTCTGCACAGCAACACTCCGTCAACCAGCAACCTCTGGTGGCATAGTGACATATGAG GGCCACTTCGATATACTCTCTCTGTCGGGCTCATTCCTGCTTGCAGAGGATGGTGACACTCGCAGCAGAACAGGTGGTTTGAGTGTGGCACTTGCTGGAAGCGATGGGCGCATAGTTGGAGGTTGTGTCGCTGGAATGCTGATGGCGGCGACACCTGTACAG GTTGTAGTTGGCAGTTTCATCGCTGAAGGTAAAAAGCCAAAGGAAGAGCAGCAACCAAAACGTGAGCCAACTTCTGTGCCACTGCACGCGCCCGGCTTTGGGGCCACCTCGACTGCCAGTCCCCCATCTGACGGAACATCAAGCGAGCACTCTGATGATCCAGGGAGCCCCATGGGACCTAACGGCAGCACGTTCGCTAACACGGGGCATCCCCTGCATTCCACATTTGCTCCGGTTGGCTGGTCACTGTCCGGCAACCAAGGCCGCTACGATCCCGACCTAAAGATGATGACCGACTGA